The proteins below are encoded in one region of Silene latifolia isolate original U9 population chromosome 2, ASM4854445v1, whole genome shotgun sequence:
- the LOC141641124 gene encoding uncharacterized protein LOC141641124 encodes MRLEEDSAPVRGTYDSDPVSRKAPVEKKSERRKPYSRSVNRISGNSEGKSEADLPPKISEYGFTTNPAGLFKALKELGRRVRWPILPEGSPSSRDTDKKYEFHGSNTHNTDECHSLRNEVKFHYDQGNLDHLLPRNTTRVNSADQVLPSPPSQCTRTVNVITGGSELCGLTYSAAKRHATRTKGDRLESSCRISRQNLPSVTFDETDAGSAPEQHHDALIITLLIGNCEVRKILVDTGSFVNLIMLETLKGMGFTEKDLSKKVVPLVGFSGETKHSLGEIVIPTYAGGVNKQVRYLVIDGPSTYNVILGRPWIHEMKAIPSTYHQCLKFPTPWGVQEIRGDQEEAKDCYKVALKSTTSPPA; translated from the coding sequence ATGAGGCTGGAGGAAGACTCTGCACCCGTAAGAGGCACTTATGATTCAGACCCAGTATCCAGAAAAGCTCCAGTAGAGAAGAAGAGTGAAAGACGCAAACCCTACAGCAGGAGCGTGAATAGAATATCTGGAAATTCTGAAGGAAAGAGCGAAGCAGACCTACCTCCGAAAATAAGTGAGTATGGTTTCACCACCAATCCTGCAGGACTATTCAAAGCCTTGAAAGAGCTGGGACGCAGAGTCAGATGGCCAATACTTCCAGAAGGAAGCCCCAGCAGCAGGGACACCGACAAGAAGTATGAGTTCCACGGCAGCAACACCCACAACACCGATGAATGCCACTCCCTCAGAAACGAAGTCAAATTCCACTATGACCAAGGAAACCTGGATCACCTCCTACCCAGAAACACAACCAGAGTAAACTCTGCAGATCAGGTTCTGCCATCTCCTCCTTCTCAGTGCACTAGAACTGTGAATGTTATTACAGGTGGATCAGAGCTGTGTGGGCTGACATATTCAGCAGCAAAAAGGCACGCAACCAGAACTAAAGGAGACAGATTAGAAAGCTCCTGTAGGATCAGCCGCCAGAATCTGCCGTCAGTCACCTTTGACGAAACAGATGCAGGGTCTGCTCCAGAACAACACCACGATGCCTTAATCATCACGCTTCTTATAGGAAATTGCGAGGTGAGAAAAATATTGGTGGACACCGGGAGCTTTGTCAACCTAATTATGCTAGAGACGCTCAAAGGCATGGGATTCACCGAGAAGGATCTATCAAAGAAGGTGGTTCCCTTGGTTGGTTTCAGTGGCGAAACAAAGCACTCCTTAGGAGAGATCGTTATTCCAACATATGCCGGAGGTGTTAATAAGCAGGTAAGATATTTGGTTATTGATgggccctctacttacaatgtaatccttggcaggccctggatccatgaAATGAAGGCAAtaccctcaacataccaccagtgttTGAAGTTTCCAACGCCTTGGGGGGTTCAAGAGATACGTGGGGACCAGGAAGAAGCCAAGGATTGCTATAAAGTGGCTCTGAAGTCAACAACCAGCCCGCCTGCATAG
- the LOC141641123 gene encoding uncharacterized protein LOC141641123, with protein MRKSELSGRMAKWSVHLSGYDLKFEPCTAIKSQALASFVSDFCPTLQTQAEQDILSLEEDKGEQVWELHVDGASNAKGAGVGLVLKSPQGDLIVQVVRCEFKATSNEPEYEALILGLKLAVDLKIRHLQVCSDSKLIVNHVNDCYEARDPRMMAYLDVAKELKIRFVTFNIKQIPRDQNAEADALAILGATFKAGTISTIPIVHVLEPATLKSQQEAEMVCSTSSEKNTTDWRKPYLDWLQNDILPADKKEVRSFRMRASRFILIEGVLFRKSLVGPYLRCLDREES; from the coding sequence ATGAGAAAATCAGAACTGTCAGGGAGGATGGCTAAATGGTCCGTGCACTTGAGCGGTTACGACTTGAAGTTTGAACCATGTACGGCCATAAAGTCTCAGGCTCTGGCAAGCTTCGTGTCTGACTTCTGCCCAACCCTCCAGACCCAGGCAGAGCAGGACATTCTGAGTCTGGAAGAGGATAAAGGAGAGCAAGTGTGGGAGCTACATGTGGACGGAGCCTCAAATGCCAAGGGAGCAGGAGTAGGACTTGTCCTCAAGTCACCCCAGGGAGATCTCATAGTCCAGGTTgtacgatgtgaattcaaggccacAAGCAACGAACCAGAATATGAGGCATTGATCCTGGGTCTAAAGCTGGCTGTGGATCTGAAAATCAGACACCTTCAGGTTTGTAGTGATTCTAAGCTTATAGTTAACCATGTTAATGATTGCTATGAGGCCAGGGATCCCAGGATGATGGCATATCTAGACGTAGCAAAGGAGCTGAAAATCAGATTTGTCACGttcaacatcaagcaaatcccCAGGGACCAGAATGCAGAAGCAGACGCACTAGCCATcctgggggcaaccttcaaagCAGGAACCATCTCCACGataccaattgtccacgtgcTGGAGCCAGCAACACTAAAATCTCAGCAGGAAGCAGAAATGGTGTGCAGCACCAGCAGTGAAAAAAATACTACAGACTGGAGGAAACCTTACTTAGACTGGCTGCAGAATGATATCCTACCAgcagataaaaaggaggtaaggaGCTTTAGAATGAGAGCAtccagattcatactaattgaAGGTGTTCTATTCAGGAAATCCCTCGTTggaccctacctcagatgcctggatagGGAAGAATCTTAG